In the Colletotrichum lupini chromosome 4, complete sequence genome, ACCTCTGCTTCCGGCCGCCTTGATGAGTTGGCATGCATAGCCTTTGGTCCTGTTGTTTTACATGCTCCAGTACACCAACAGAGAGAGGCCCATTCCCGACTACCTCACGGCTTGCCCGCCGCTCGAGACACTGCCGTACAGCGCAGCGCCCCCCTGCTCACCCGCCGTCCAATCTGCATCGTCCACGAGAGCGGGCACGCCATGCCAACGCATCACAGGGCCCCAATCGGCCACCCCTTGACCAACCCAGCGAGCTTCAACCAGCATCAACCCACACCGTCTGCTACACCACATCCTTCTCCAATCTCCATCAACAATTCCCGTTTCCAGGGGGCCAATCGTCGACTACCAGACTGAGTCCTTCCTGCCACTCTCCTGCAGCAGCTTTTGAGGTACCGCCAGCCCCAGCCGTTGTCCTCAAACCTGTCCAGACAAGGTCGGCAGACCGTCCCCCGAATGCCACCCGAATTCCACACCGCAAAACGGTCAGCTCATCTACCCGCGCACCGGATGGGTTGCATTCTAGCTCTCTAACCACATCATTCGTTGCACTCGCTGCATCGTGTACAACTTGCTCGTACCCATTCAGCGCCGCACGAAAACCTTCACGATCTTGTGTTCGTCCACTACCAGCAAGTAGCCGCCTTCATTCTCACCGTACGAGGTGTCAACTACCACTGCTGGTCTATTCGGTGTTGGTTTTACAAAAAGTACATCCTGCAGTCCTTCGAGGCTGTCGCGCTGGAATCTACTTCGCCTTGCCCAAACCAAGTTCGCCAGCTTCGCATACGAGGTGCACCTCGACAACAAGTCGGGGGCACTCAACCCAAAAACCAGGCACTTTGTGCCATCCACAATGACCAGAGCGGGATTTTGGGCCTCTAAATTGGCCTCTACCGCGTAGCTGGGTAGATCCAGCCACTCTGCGCCGCCAGGCTGGTATCACGTTGATCCCGTACCACTGCCGCCTGCCAACCCCTCGATGCCACCATCGATGGTACCAAAATACCTCTCCATCCCGGTTCTGGCCGCCCACAGATCGCTCATCCCCATGCACGTCAGATTCGCCAGTCAACCAGTCTTATTCGTCTCAACCTCAGACCCCCATTCGCTCCGCTGACCCCATGTCCACCTTGCATCCCGCCTCCCGCCCGCCTATTGAGCCCCAGCCGTCATCGGTCCCTGCGACTCAGGCGCTGCGTCTCTGCTGCCTTTCCGGCTTGTATTTCGTCCTCCTGGTGAGGCCAGGCGGTCTTCTTCTGCGATGAGCTGTGCGTATCATGCCTTTGAACTGGGCCTAGAGAGATGGAGGACAATAAACGGTGAGTACTTGACCCGAAAAGATCCGGCTGGACGGATAATACAACGTAGTTCTTGTGTGGGAGCAACCAGGTATTTGCCCAGGCCAGGTTGTATCAACACGTGGTAGATATCACGCTCGGAAAGCTATTCAACCAGCGCGCCGGTGACAACAAACATGTTGGACCCATCAGCCAACGCTCGACCTTTGGTCCTTGGAGGCAATCCTGCCGGATTCCCATTAATGCCGTCTGCTAATGGGCCACTGGGATTAGGGCTGCATATGCCATCGTGGCTTAATCTGCGCTCCCGACACTAGTGCGCAGGCATGAGCCCAGTTGACGGCCCCGTTGTCAGCATGCTGTGTGACTGTTTGTTGTCATTTCCGTATAAGGCGTCTGGCCGCTTGGCCGCATTGTGGCCACTTCCGGTGTTATTTGGGCTCTTCTAAGCTATGGCTATAGTGCCCAGCTGAAGCCTGACAGCTTCTTTCAGCCCTCGGTGGCCATCCTTCTTCTCCCTTGGCGTGATATTGCCGAGTCGCTGGTTTATGAGAGAGATCCTCGTGTATTTCTTTAGACGTCTGACTGCTTCTTGCGCATAAAATGATGTTGAAGCTCACTATCTTTCGCTGAACATGGAAAGGTGTCGTTCATTGTGTCCCGTCATTCTTCTCGTACTTTCGGACGCGTGAACATTAGAACATAGACACGATGATATGTATGTAGGTATGAGAATACGAAGTTGAGGGCAAGATCCTTTATGTGGCAAGCTTCCTCGGTACACAAGCTGGCTGTAATAGCACTCCTTCTTGTGAGTATCTCCAGCTTGTTCTTTCTTGTGACCTCATATGTCTGTTTAGCAAGCTAGAGGGTGTTTCTAGACCAGAAGACCAGCCAGTCGCGTCTACTTGACTAAGCGAGAAGTGCGTATGGATCAAATAGGAGGCTTCATTTGCGGCCTTCCCATTGCTTCTGGCGGTGAATACATCCCGGTGAGCCTCTGGGCGCTGCGGGATTTGAAAGTTCCTAATGTGTTTATGTTCTAGAGGTACTGACATCCAGGAAGACTGCGTGTGTTCATAGCTGCTGCCATTTCAGTGTAAAAATTTGGAATTTCGATGATTATGAGTATACAATCTTCCTAGGTGCGCCAGAATATTAGGCTCAGGTGTATTTTTCGGTACAGAAAAGTCTAGAAATATCTCTTCGTAGCGAGCACGATAATTCAAGACATTTCCCCAGACGAAAGTAAACCTTTAACCGGTCTCGATGGTCTAGGTTCACAGTCGTTTTTGCGGTATTCAAAAAGATTACTGATGGACGAAAGATATCTTTCGATTGCGTATCCTTTTCCAGTCTCGTACAAAAGGTGGCTAGAAACAAAATTCATGAACTATTTtgttttactctttttatttcaCTAAATGGTGCAGCACTCCCCAAGCACTGACGAGAGGCAAAGAGAGAAAGGGACTCGAGCCTCCTAGTAGATAGTCGCTTGATGAATAAGACTACCTTACGTTAGGACAAGGGTAACATGAGGGGGGCCTTTGGTAGCACGCTGGGGCTCTCGACCGAACGCCGGAGCCGAGACCGGCTGCGGGGCCGCGTCTGAGCCTCAACCGCCGGCCCGGATTTCCGTGCAATGTCACGTCCTCATACCGTCAAAGTCAGTCCGTCTCTCCCATGAAACTCATGAATAGAGCAGCAATTGTGAAACGTGGTAAAGCTTCACAAATACCTTAGTATGCAAACGCATCGCTTCAGAGTGGGAATTGAGTGCTTTTGCGCAAGTTGTAACGAAACACATCAGCGCCCATTAGTGGAACCCGCCGGCCGGTCATGGATGGGTGCTGAGAGGCCGTAGAGGTGCGCAAAACATGAACCCTTCTCTTTCCCCGGATGCCGGTCGCTCGGCCGGGATCTATTCCTCCGAGGCGCTCTTCCGAGTACATCAGCAACCCCAAGTCTCTCGAAAACCCATTCTTGGAAAGACAAGCTGATTCGGACTTTTCGTGGGATAGTTCACCATCAACCAGGCTTTCGTTTCCCAAAAACCACACTTACGCAAACAAACACAAATGACCTGCACCACATCCCCCAAAGGCGCGATGCTCTCGCCCCGCGCCGCCAAAACCGCCTCGGCCCTCCATCGGCCGTGGCGCTTCGCCCCCGTCCAGACCTACTCGGCCTCCACCAATCCCTCGGGCCTCATCTCCTTTGGCAGCGCAAGCAACGCCCTCATGCAGcgcgccgtcgccgccttCGCCGCCACGGTCCCGCTCCCGCCCGACGTCTTCGGGTACAGCTACAGCACCGCCGGCGGCGCCCGTCTCCGCGCCGCGATGGCGGGGCATCTGAATGCCACGTTCAGTCCCCATACGCCGCTGGACATGGAGCATGTGAGGGTCGCGGCGGGGGCGACGGCCGTGCAGTGTATTCTCGCGTTTGCGCTTGCGTCGCCTGGTGAGGGTGTGTTGGTGCCGAGGCCGGTGTATGGGCGGTTCGAGCTCGATTTCGGGAACGAGATGGGGGTGGAGGTCGTGTATGCCGATACCACGCCCGAGACGTGTTTCCTGCCGGACGTGGTGATTGAGGAGATGGAGGCTGCGGTGCGGAGAGAGATGGGGAAGGGGGTAAGGGTTAGGGCGGTGATGATTGTGAATCCGAGTAATCCGCTGGGACGGTGTTACCCCCGCGAGACGCTTGTGGCGATCATGCGGTTTTGTGGGAGGCACAAGATTCATCTTGTCAGTGATGAGGTGTATGGGCTTTCCGTGTTTAGGTCTTGTGAGGAGATGCCCGAGTTCACGTCGGTGCTGTCTATCGACCCGGCGGGCATCATCGATCCGGACTTGGTGCACGTGGAGTACGGCCTGGCCAAGGACTTTGCGTCGTCGGGACTGCGGCTGGGCGCGCTCGTGTCGAGAAACGCGGCGCTGCACGAGGCGTTTTCGAGCGTGGTGAGGTTTCATAGTCCTGCCGGGCCGTCCGTCGCGATTGCGTCTGCCATGTTTGAGGATCGGGTGTGGCATGATGAGTTTATTGCTAGTTCGAGGCGAGCCATCGCGGGCGCGTATGGATTTGTGACGGGGAGGTTGAGGGAGATGGGGGTTGGGTATGTGGAGGCGAATGCTGGGTTGTTTGTGTATATTGATCTCTCGCCGTGGTTGCCGCCGCCGTGGGAGGAGGGGGAATATGAGTCAGATCGGGACAGAGAGTTTGCGTTGGCGGAGAGGTTTGTTGAGAGGGGTGTGTTTTTACATCCGGGGGAAGAGCATTGTCTTGCGCCGGGGTGGTTTCGGTTGGTTTATACGCAGGAGGAGAATATCGTGGCCGAAGGGTTGAAAAGGTGAGTCTACGGGGAGACGTACTTGAGAACTTGGCTAACATGACTACAGAATCGACGATACTTTGAAGAACCTGCCTTGGCAACTGTCACACTAGGCACCCAGACAACAGACAGAACATCACGCATTACGGAGACGGTCAACACATAATCAGGGAGAAACGAATCTATGTCCATGTAAATgagggagaaaaaaaaatgtACAGACGCCCCCGGAGGAGGGATTAAGAAATTAAGTTTAATTCATGTACACGCTTGAGGGCCATGACTCTTTGATATCATCGACCGTATGCTTCCGTCACGTCTTTAGGTTCCCCTAGACACTTCCACCCCCACTCTCTTAAAAGTGGTAGCGGCGGTTGAAGGTGCGGGGACCGCGGGGGCCACGAGGGCCACCACGGGGACCACCACGACCGGGGCCGCGGGGACGGCTGCCACCACCGGCGGAGGTCTGGTTGAAGGTCTCCCACTCGTAGGAGGCGAACATCCAGGGGCCGACGCCCTTGTAGTCGTTCATGGCGATGGGGACGGAGGTGTAGTACTCGAAGCTGGCGTTGCTCTTGAGGGAGCCGACCTCAACGGTGCCGTTCCAGTTGACGGTGCCATTGGCGTTCTCGACGACAAAGGTGGTGAGCTCCTGGTAGCccttggcggcggcggggaaGAAGCGGCGCTCGGGAAGGAGGCCGAGGCGGATACCCTTGAGCCAGGAGAAGACGAAGAGGGCGGAGGCGGAGGACTCGATGTAGTTCTTGGGGCGGCCGACGTAGGGGCTGTCCATGATGAGCCACCAGCCACCGGTGGTGCTGTCCTGGGCGTTCTTCAGGCCCTCGGCGAGGGTGACGAAGAAGCGGGAGAGGGTGGTGACGCCGGGGTGGCCGCGGGGGAGGAGCTCAAGGACCTCGAGGAGAGCGACGGCGTACCAGCCGACGGCACGGGACCAGGTGAGCGGAGAGGCGCCGGTGATCTGGTTGGCCCAGACGGCCTCCATCTTCTCATCGAAGCCGTGGTACAGGAGACCGGTGGTGTAGTTGCGGGTGTGCTTGTCAATGACCTCGAACTGGTTGACAATGTCGTTCCAGGCGGTGGTGTTGTCCTTGTCGAAGAGGGAGGTCCACTTTGCGTAGAAGGTGTCGGCCATGAAGATGCCGTCGAGCCACATCTGGTAGTCGTAGTCGGGGCTGCGGTGGAAGAAGCCGCCCTCGTCGGTACGGGGGTGGCGCTCGACAAGCTGGTCGCGGATGGTTCTGGCGGCGGTCTTGTACTTCTCCTCACCGGTGCGCTCGTACCACCAGAGGATGTTGTTGCCGATACGGTACTCGTCCAGGGAGTAGGTGGTGGGCTTCCAGTTCAGGATGCTGCCGTTGGACTGGACGACGAGATCATCGATACGGCTGCGGTACCAGTCGACGAGGGCGTCATCCTTGGTGAGCTCGATGGCGGCCTCGAAGCCGTCGTAGAGGACGGCCTTGGTGTAGTGGTACGGCTTCTTGTTGTCGATCTCGTGCTTGGTGAACGAGTCGGCGGTCCAGGCGAGGTAAGGACCGGCGGCCGCCGCGGCGGTcgcgaagaagaggacggaCTTCATTATGGACTTTGGTATGAGGGGTTTTGCTTTGCTTTGGGAGGTTCAAAAGAGTGACTATGTCGAGATTCGGAAATCACGACAGGAGGAGTGAGAAGCAAGCGGATAAAGGAGCCAGATCTGAGTCGCCAAGCTTCCTCAAAAGACGGCTAAGGCTGGGGGGAAGGGAGCTCTTTTTAATCCAAGATCGGATACAAGCCGGTTCGTCTGCGCCTCCATGTTTGCTGGAGAGCACCcgacggggggggggggggggggggggcagggGGCGGAGGAACCCGCGGGGGggtgtggggggggggggggggggtgggggggggtgggggggggggcggggggggggggggggggggggggggggggggggggggggacggTGCAACGGTGCAACGAAGGATCCATCGACGGGGTTCTGGGATGAGTTGGAGTGATTAGGGACGACAGTGGGGGGGTTGCGCTTATTGATCATCACCAGAATGATCAGATGGGGATAGCCAAGCAGAGCATGGCGACTGCGAGGACGAGGGGTTTGCAGATTGGAGCAATGAACAGCACTGGGCTTGAGGCCGGGAGATCAGGGAATCAGGGGTTGGAAGAAAGGCAGAGGATTGCCAAGTGGAAGCCAAGGGCAGAGCAGAAAATATCCAGGAACTAGAGATCCATCATGGTCATCTTGTTTCTCATCCCGCACCGCCCGCACCATGTCGGACAAGTCCACCGCTGTCGAAGAGGAATATAACACTATTTAACTCTatcgttttatattactaaaggattgccatagtatatatagacgctaCCCTGCCCTCAAATTCTGcactatttaaccttaacccttttcttacttatccttttttctattctaccctctcccttattaaaaaatcactagaatcgtagttttaatagcttattaataagctaatattactatttaaaaataataacttatatttatatataagtactaagagtcttattattatagaaataataataaatatactagagtacttaaaaaagctttttaataaattttaaatattatttaaaattataatttttaagctataaaaagaagctaaagtattatattaatacggccctatttatcttattaatattaataataatctttttaatataaaatatattattgatattttatagttacgttattactttttataaatcgtacttaatgttaataaggattttaatattattttttaattcgttttttagtttttttattaaaactattattataaggttagtttaattattaatattttaataagtattttaatttagtatatttaaaggctcttatagcccttaaaaaaggcttttaaaggatttataattaaattttttatttattataaataaaactattataattaaaactataatattagttacgaactttaataataaatagttaataatatagttatttttctcttatagcgagcttaaaaaagtattttaatttaaatactaagtaggtattatattattttattaaaactatatttttatacttataacttagaaagaattaactttcttcgataataaggtacttagaaGAGGAATATAATGTGCTTCTATGCCCTGCCTAGTACTCTGTAAAGACAGATACGCCAGCGGCTATCTCGAGGTCGTCGCCAGCACAGTGGGAGCTTGTTTACGAGCCAAGTATCGTCGCATCCCACCCCCTCTACGGTTCATCTCCGCCTGCTTGGCCCGTTCTGGCGAAGAAGTGGATGGGATGTTGGACGGAGGATGGAGAAATAAGGTCCGGATCCAGTGAGTGATGAGAACGACGGTTGAGGCTCCCCACGTACGCGTCTTGGCAACGTCTTGGCACGTCTTGAGAAGATTGAAAGACGGCGGGCCTGCTTCGCTTCTCAAGTGCTACGCCGCTCCGTTGCTAGTCGTGCTAGTCGTGCTAGTCGTGCTAGTCGTGCTAGTACCTGAGTATCCGTAGAGACTAGCTAGCATTCGTAAGAGCAGACCCGTCCGCAGTCCTAAGCGGCCCCGGGAGTTGCAGGGCGTTCACCTTCTCTATCAGTTTAAACTTATGGGTCCGTCGCCGCGGATAAAGGCCAACAAGTATTGACTTTCTTGGGCATTTGGACAATTGAGATGACCTTTGATCTTTTCTGCTAGGGCCAAGCCCGGGCGGGATATGCTCGACACTGGATGACGAGTATGTGTATTCCGCACCCACACGTTGGGTATCCCGCACCCATACTAGGCTTGTTCAGGCAAGTGGTGGGCAGCACGTGATTGCACCGCCGCAGCAGCCACTTCTGGCCCGGAGCTACTATTATTCCGGAAATTTCTGGAGAATGGAAGGTGCGTCCCGCCTTGGTCTCCTATACCTTCCTCTGCTGCACCTTCCTCTGCTGCACCTTCCTCTGCTGCACCTTCCTCTGCTATACCCTCTTTCCGATACTGGCTGTACGCGTTTCTTAAAACGACGACTTTGAAAGTCATGATTTGCTCAGAGGAAATACGTCTCTAGAGCCCATATTTTGGTATTAGAAAAAGTAACTTTCTTGTGTTGAAAATAGTTCAAAAATGAGGTGTTTAGGCGAGGGAAATACGCGTCTAAATAGAAGTAAAAACAAAAGGAAGGCGCGCCGAGAGCGCAGCACGTGACTGCCGTTCGGCAATGTAATCACGTGCTGCCCACTACTTGCCTGAACGAGCCTAGTATGGGTGCGGGATACCCAACGTGTGGGTGCGGAACACACATACTCCTGGATGACCGTTGGAGTTGGCATGGTCGAAAGGGAATTTGAGGAGCTCAAGATTACAATTGGCACAATTTTTGCGCGTGATGTGGGCACCGTCGGGGGC is a window encoding:
- a CDS encoding glycosyl hydrolase family 88 — encoded protein: MKSVLFFATAAAAAGPYLAWTADSFTKHEIDNKKPYHYTKAVLYDGFEAAIELTKDDALVDWYRSRIDDLVVQSNGSILNWKPTTYSLDEYRIGNNILWWYERTGEEKYKTAARTIRDQLVERHPRTDEGGFFHRSPDYDYQMWLDGIFMADTFYAKWTSLFDKDNTTAWNDIVNQFEVIDKHTRNYTTGLLYHGFDEKMEAVWANQITGASPLTWSRAVGWYAVALLEVLELLPRGHPGVTTLSRFFVTLAEGLKNAQDSTTGGWWLIMDSPYVGRPKNYIESSASALFVFSWLKGIRLGLLPERRFFPAAAKGYQELTTFVVENANGTVNWNGTVEVGSLKSNASFEYYTSVPIAMNDYKGVGPWMFASYEWETFNQTSAGGGSRPRGPGRGGPRGGPRGPRGPRTFNRRYHF
- a CDS encoding 1-aminocyclopropane-1-carboxylate synthase, whose protein sequence is MTCTTSPKGAMLSPRAAKTASALHRPWRFAPVQTYSASTNPSGLISFGSASNALMQRAVAAFAATVPLPPDVFGYSYSTAGGARLRAAMAGHLNATFSPHTPLDMEHVRVAAGATAVQCILAFALASPGEGVLVPRPVYGRFELDFGNEMGVEVVYADTTPETCFLPDVVIEEMEAAVRREMGKGVRVRAVMIVNPSNPLGRCYPRETLVAIMRFCGRHKIHLVSDEVYGLSVFRSCEEMPEFTSVLSIDPAGIIDPDLVHVEYGLAKDFASSGLRLGALVSRNAALHEAFSSVVRFHSPAGPSVAIASAMFEDRVWHDEFIASSRRAIAGAYGFVTGRLREMGVGYVEANAGLFVYIDLSPWLPPPWEEGEYESDRDREFALAERFVERGVFLHPGEEHCLAPGWFRLVYTQEENIVAEGLKRIDDTLKNLPWQLSH